The following are encoded together in the Dyella terrae genome:
- a CDS encoding LysR family transcriptional regulator: protein MKKLDLDAVKAFVLTAELQSFTRAAQALDSTQSAVSIKLRRLEEQLGRRLLERTPRQVRLSSEGAAFLEAARDLVCAHDRAVASFDVEKRRMVIGISHQLVGSELPALLRHMNDHDPHLVIELRVAGSREISQAYEAGALDAALVLQAREQRRNGEALFTESFAWIAAADWQPRAGQPLPLSTQGESCSIRAGAVHALDQAGIAWTEVFVGKGASVVGAAAAAGLAVAVLARRSAPSGTIDIGPTLSLPNLPTQEAVLYTALHDRRSRNALHTLSVAFKGLTQA, encoded by the coding sequence ATGAAAAAGCTCGATCTCGACGCCGTCAAGGCGTTCGTACTGACCGCTGAATTGCAGAGCTTTACGCGGGCCGCGCAAGCACTGGACAGTACGCAATCGGCTGTCAGCATCAAGCTACGGCGCCTGGAAGAACAATTGGGACGGCGCCTGTTGGAGCGAACGCCACGACAGGTGCGTCTTTCTTCCGAGGGCGCTGCCTTTCTTGAGGCGGCCCGTGACCTGGTTTGTGCGCATGATCGGGCGGTTGCCTCGTTCGATGTGGAAAAGCGCCGCATGGTCATTGGTATCAGCCACCAATTGGTGGGCAGCGAGTTGCCCGCGCTGCTGCGACACATGAATGATCATGACCCACACTTGGTAATCGAGCTTCGCGTGGCCGGTTCTCGCGAGATCAGCCAGGCCTACGAGGCGGGCGCGCTGGACGCGGCGCTGGTGCTGCAGGCGCGCGAACAGCGACGCAATGGCGAAGCGCTGTTTACCGAATCGTTCGCCTGGATCGCCGCTGCAGACTGGCAGCCCCGTGCCGGCCAGCCGCTGCCGCTGTCCACACAGGGTGAGTCATGCAGTATTCGCGCGGGCGCCGTGCACGCGCTCGACCAGGCCGGCATTGCCTGGACGGAAGTGTTCGTGGGCAAGGGCGCTTCGGTGGTGGGCGCCGCCGCCGCGGCAGGGCTGGCCGTGGCAGTGCTGGCACGACGGAGTGCACCCAGCGGCACGATCGACATTGGCCCGACACTGTCGCTGCCGAACTTGCCCACGCAGGAAGCCGTGCTCTATACGGCGCTACATGACCGGCGTTCACGCAACGCGCTGCATACCCTTAGTGTGGCTTTCAAAGGCCTGACTCAGGCGTGA
- a CDS encoding ShlB/FhaC/HecB family hemolysin secretion/activation protein, whose amino-acid sequence MNTKSYSAPRLGALVTMMSLALSGVASAQQAFPGAPVQLPNAGLLLQQVPQQPATVPPSDLDLRMLRSEHRPAGDSHAFLVKGIQIVGNSLLSTDKLHALVADSEGRQLTLTDLDGLADRISTAYLKAGYPLVRVYVPAQTLSDGIVKLAVVEARYGKIVLQNDSAVKQDTLQATLAPLQAGQPVSNYALERSLLLLSDIPGAQASSAIRPGDEAGTSDLVVDVTSAPRYTGTLGMDDFGNAYTGRARLTGNFDVNGLLHRGDLLDVSAVSSGGGMNYVQGGYRYLLNGQGTTLRVGVSSLHYHLGDDLAPLDAYGSALVGSVTLTQPIIRNTAGNLYGQLEFDHKLLKDDIGVVMIDNDRQANVWVATLAGDQRDDHGVTNFNISGSRGKITYTNDLAELIDMLTSRTQGSYTKYGLSVSRLQQLGANDAIYAGYTQQWANKNLDTSEQFFLGGSNTVRGYDTGVLAGSQGNLFTAEFRHDFSVTGVPGRWQASLFADTGRVEVYKNPFTQGINSGRLSSAGIGLHWAGANGWMAMASVAKPIGNTPEILRNVDTKSRLWVQVQKGFD is encoded by the coding sequence ATGAATACCAAGTCTTATTCCGCACCGCGCCTGGGCGCGCTGGTCACCATGATGTCGTTGGCGCTGTCCGGTGTAGCGAGCGCCCAGCAAGCATTTCCAGGCGCGCCGGTGCAGTTGCCCAACGCCGGGTTGCTGCTGCAGCAAGTGCCGCAGCAACCCGCGACGGTACCGCCATCGGATCTCGATCTGCGGATGCTGCGCTCGGAGCATCGGCCTGCGGGCGACTCGCATGCTTTCCTGGTCAAAGGCATCCAGATCGTGGGCAATAGCCTGCTGTCCACGGACAAGCTGCATGCACTCGTCGCCGATAGCGAAGGCAGGCAACTGACGCTGACGGATCTCGACGGCCTGGCTGATCGCATCAGCACCGCTTATTTGAAGGCGGGATACCCTCTGGTGCGCGTCTACGTGCCGGCCCAGACCCTGAGCGATGGCATAGTGAAGCTCGCGGTAGTCGAAGCTCGGTACGGCAAGATCGTGCTGCAGAACGACAGCGCAGTGAAGCAGGACACTCTCCAGGCGACTCTGGCCCCATTGCAGGCAGGGCAGCCGGTATCCAACTACGCGCTGGAACGTAGCCTGTTGTTGCTCTCGGACATTCCGGGTGCGCAGGCCAGTTCGGCGATCAGGCCGGGCGATGAGGCGGGCACCTCGGACCTTGTCGTCGACGTGACCTCGGCGCCCCGTTACACGGGCACCCTGGGCATGGACGACTTCGGCAACGCCTATACCGGCCGAGCACGCCTTACTGGCAACTTCGACGTGAATGGTCTGCTGCATCGTGGCGATCTGCTGGATGTCAGCGCAGTGAGCTCGGGCGGCGGCATGAACTACGTGCAAGGTGGCTATCGCTATCTGCTCAACGGCCAGGGCACCACCTTGCGCGTGGGTGTGTCGTCACTGCATTACCATCTGGGCGATGATCTTGCGCCGCTCGACGCGTACGGATCTGCGCTGGTCGGCAGCGTGACGTTGACGCAGCCCATCATCCGCAACACCGCGGGCAATCTGTATGGGCAGCTGGAGTTCGACCACAAGCTGCTGAAAGACGATATCGGCGTGGTGATGATCGACAACGATCGTCAGGCCAATGTGTGGGTAGCCACCCTTGCCGGCGATCAGCGCGACGACCATGGCGTGACCAACTTCAACATCAGCGGTTCGCGGGGCAAGATCACCTATACCAACGACCTGGCCGAGCTCATCGACATGCTGACTTCGCGCACCCAGGGCTCGTATACCAAGTACGGCCTGTCGGTGTCCCGCCTGCAGCAGTTGGGCGCCAATGACGCCATCTATGCCGGTTACACGCAGCAGTGGGCCAACAAGAACCTGGATACGTCGGAACAGTTCTTTCTTGGTGGCTCCAATACGGTTCGTGGTTATGACACGGGCGTGCTCGCCGGCTCGCAGGGCAATCTGTTCACCGCAGAGTTCCGGCACGACTTCAGTGTGACCGGCGTGCCGGGGCGGTGGCAGGCGTCACTGTTTGCCGATACTGGCCGCGTCGAGGTCTACAAGAACCCCTTCACCCAGGGCATCAACAGCGGTCGACTCAGCAGTGCGGGTATCGGCCTGCATTGGGCGGGAGCCAATGGCTGGATGGCCATGGCCTCGGTCGCCAAGCCCATCGGTAACACGCCGGAGATTCTGCGCAACGTCGACACGAAGTCCAGGCTGTGGGTTCAGGTGCAGAAGGGATTTGACTGA
- a CDS encoding lipocalin-like domain-containing protein translates to MHRYPWISALCFLGLTLSHGVVAGATDFEKAVQRADTAPTRSETPLATRDGVPAWLVGTWVLVRCDSVYPDGRLAEPYGPSPEGLWIIDGQGHYVMQIVRDEHGRAAANDTSTSMSADYRAASMDVSSNYGWIRADGAQLHTHIARASSPYWDDRDTDAAYQLQGDQLTYALDKPSGGTSADARGVMVWRRLRN, encoded by the coding sequence ATGCATCGATACCCATGGATTTCCGCGCTTTGTTTCCTGGGGCTGACGCTCTCGCACGGCGTTGTGGCCGGCGCGACGGATTTTGAGAAAGCGGTGCAACGCGCGGACACGGCGCCCACTCGCTCCGAGACACCCCTGGCCACACGCGACGGTGTGCCCGCGTGGCTGGTGGGAACGTGGGTCCTGGTGCGCTGTGACAGCGTCTATCCGGATGGCCGGCTCGCGGAACCGTACGGACCCAGCCCGGAAGGGTTGTGGATCATCGATGGCCAGGGGCATTACGTGATGCAGATCGTTCGGGATGAGCACGGACGCGCCGCTGCCAATGACACGTCCACGAGCATGTCCGCCGACTATCGGGCGGCGTCCATGGATGTCAGCTCGAACTACGGCTGGATACGTGCTGATGGCGCACAACTGCACACGCACATCGCACGCGCGTCATCCCCGTATTGGGACGACAGGGATACCGATGCCGCTTATCAGCTTCAGGGCGACCAGCTGACCTACGCCTTGGATAAGCCGTCCGGTGGTACGTCGGCGGATGCGCGCGGCGTCATGGTGTGGCGTCGCCTGAGAAACTGA
- a CDS encoding class I SAM-dependent methyltransferase: MNKFLLFGSLLFVATTLAHADAPTLPAYVSAAVADHARPDVDTARDGDRKPAELVALAGIKPGDKVADLLPGGGYFTRIFSKVVGPKGHVYAVIPASVAQGAAKKLDSIKALAADPAYSNVTLAIRPYDQIGGDEPLDVVWTSQNYHDVYGAVSVFAVPGTTGAQEAAIMDVAAFKALKPGGIYLVTDHVAKAGSGEPEAKSLHRIDPAVVIAQASAAGFVLEARSDILGNPMDSHEQIIFAPEIKGHTDQFVLKFRKPR; the protein is encoded by the coding sequence ATGAACAAGTTCTTGTTGTTCGGTTCCCTGTTGTTTGTCGCCACCACGCTGGCTCACGCCGACGCACCCACGCTGCCGGCGTATGTGTCCGCGGCGGTTGCCGATCATGCAAGGCCTGATGTCGATACAGCGCGGGATGGTGATCGCAAACCGGCTGAATTGGTCGCCTTGGCGGGGATCAAGCCCGGTGACAAAGTGGCTGACCTGCTTCCTGGTGGCGGCTATTTCACGCGCATCTTCAGCAAGGTCGTTGGGCCGAAAGGGCATGTGTACGCCGTCATTCCGGCCAGCGTTGCCCAAGGCGCTGCAAAGAAGCTCGACAGTATCAAGGCGCTGGCTGCCGATCCGGCGTACAGCAATGTCACGCTTGCCATCCGACCCTATGATCAGATTGGCGGCGACGAACCGCTGGACGTGGTCTGGACATCGCAGAATTACCATGACGTCTACGGCGCCGTCAGCGTTTTCGCCGTGCCCGGCACAACCGGCGCTCAGGAGGCGGCCATCATGGACGTTGCCGCTTTCAAGGCGTTGAAGCCCGGTGGCATCTACCTGGTGACGGACCATGTGGCCAAAGCGGGCTCAGGCGAGCCTGAAGCCAAGAGTCTGCACCGCATCGACCCGGCAGTCGTCATCGCCCAGGCAAGTGCGGCAGGTTTCGTGCTGGAGGCACGCAGCGACATCCTCGGCAATCCCATGGACAGCCACGAACAGATCATATTCGCGCCGGAGATCAAGGGTCATACGGACCAATTCGTGTTGAAGTTCCGCAAGCCCCGTTGA